In the genome of Phocaeicola salanitronis DSM 18170, one region contains:
- a CDS encoding HlyD family secretion protein: MLLPNEWIENSIETYIYQHTTKSQVIYWVVLLAVTVTLVALPFVYVDISVQGSGVVRPVAEKAEITSSITEIVDSVFVKEGDQVNKGDVILRFRTNNSDYKINYQTSRLNDCSAQLADLAFLAKGERPERFSSPVRQQEYAYFIRKKQELETALAQAEKEYTRNRTLFEKKVISEEEYDSYYFKLKSQQNELASLVQSQLSTWQADQNTYRNTYNEMNSSLNQEIKDKDMYIVRSPVDGTVDQFSGVYRGSSIQAGQSLAVISPDSTLCLEVYVTPRNIGFMSVGMPVNVQVESFNYNEWGTIPGRVKDISSDFLTDSQGNSFYKVKCEMERDYLQLKNGRVGKLKKGMTVNAHFMVTRRSLFDLLYQKMDGWVNPKQYENETMVAKLN; the protein is encoded by the coding sequence TTACCGAACGAATGGATAGAGAACAGTATCGAGACGTACATCTATCAGCACACAACGAAATCGCAGGTGATCTACTGGGTTGTCCTGCTTGCCGTGACCGTCACATTAGTGGCACTTCCCTTTGTCTATGTGGATATCTCCGTACAGGGAAGCGGCGTAGTGAGACCGGTTGCGGAAAAGGCTGAAATCACTTCCTCCATTACCGAAATTGTGGATTCGGTATTCGTGAAGGAAGGTGACCAGGTGAACAAGGGAGATGTGATTCTCCGGTTCCGCACCAACAATTCGGACTACAAGATCAATTACCAGACCAGCCGGTTGAACGACTGCAGCGCACAGCTTGCCGACCTTGCCTTTTTAGCGAAGGGCGAACGTCCGGAACGGTTCAGTTCTCCGGTAAGGCAGCAGGAATACGCCTATTTCATCCGGAAGAAACAGGAACTGGAAACGGCACTGGCACAGGCGGAAAAGGAATACACCCGGAACAGGACGCTTTTTGAGAAGAAGGTCATTTCGGAAGAGGAATATGACAGTTACTACTTCAAGTTGAAAAGCCAGCAGAACGAACTGGCATCGCTGGTACAGAGCCAGCTCAGCACCTGGCAGGCAGACCAGAACACCTACCGGAACACATACAACGAGATGAACTCCAGCCTGAATCAGGAGATAAAGGACAAGGACATGTATATTGTGCGCAGCCCGGTGGACGGGACGGTAGACCAGTTCTCCGGCGTGTACCGCGGAAGCAGCATTCAGGCAGGTCAGTCGCTGGCGGTTATCAGTCCCGACTCCACGCTCTGCCTGGAGGTCTATGTCACGCCGAGAAACATCGGGTTTATGAGCGTGGGTATGCCGGTGAACGTGCAGGTAGAATCGTTCAATTACAACGAATGGGGAACGATACCGGGAAGAGTAAAGGATATATCATCGGACTTCCTGACGGACAGCCAAGGCAATTCCTTCTACAAGGTGAAATGCGAGATGGAGCGTGATTATCTCCAGCTGAAGAACGGAAGGGTAGGGAAGCTGAAAAAAGGAATGACGGTGAATGCGCATTTCATGGTGACACGCCGTTCGCTGTTCGACCTGCTCTATCAGAAGATGGACGGATGGGTGAACCCGAAACAGTATGAGAACGAAACAATGGTAGCGAAATTAAACTGA